The segment TCCGCGTTGCGCGTCTTCGTATTAGGCTCGCCCAGGACTACTGCAATGACGCGAAAGCTGCCGCGTTTGGCCGTTGCAGACAAGCAAAATTTCGCCTCGCTTGTATAGCCGGTTTTCAAGCCGTCCGCGCCATCATAAAAGCGCACGAGCTTGTTCGTGTTCACGAGCCAGAACGGCTTGTCCGTATCTTTGCGAAGATAATCCTGGTATTTGCTAGTGAACTGGATAATCTCCTCATGCTTCAGCAGCTCTCTGGACATGACCGCAATATCGTAAGCTGTAGTGTAGTGGTCCTCTGCCGGAAGTCCATTGGTATTGGAGAAATGGGTATTCTTCAGTCCGAGCTCCTTCGCCTTTTCGTTCATCATGCGAATGAAAATTTCCTCGGAGCCGGCTATCTTCTCCGCCAACGCTACCGTCGCATCGTTGCCGGAGGCCATCGCTACCCCTTTCAACAAGTCCTCTACCGACATCGCTTCCCCCGGCTCCAGGAAAATTTGCGAGCCTCCCATGGATGCAGCGTATTCGCTTGTCGTCACCTGGTCATCCAACTTGAGCGTGCCCTTGTCCAGCTCCTCCATCACGAGCAGCATCGTCATGACTTTCGTAATGCTGGCAGGCGGCAGCTTTTCATGCGGGTTTTTCTCGAAGATAACTGTTCCTGTATCCGCATCCATCAGGATGGCGGAGCGCGCATTCGGTGACAAGTCATTCTCGGTTTTTAAGCCCGACTGACCGGCGGCTGTTGCGGTGAACTCCAGTGTTGCCGCATACTGTTCCGTTTCCGAGCGACCGGCTTCGGAATGATTCGCTTCCTCCGGGGCAGCTGTGGCGTCCTCCTCCGCAGACGCCGATGGGTCCGCTCCTTCCTCCGGCGAATGCTCCGGCGCCATGTGCGATTCCGTCCCCGGTTCTGCCTCGTCATGCGGCCCGCCGTGGTCAGCCCACACCGCAGGCGAAAACAGCGATAGCAGCAGCGCCGCCGATGCCATGACGCGAACGATACGGCCAGCTTGCTTTCGGTTCCATACCTGTAAACCTAACAATCTCATGGATAGCCCTCCTGGTGTCACATGTAATGGATATAGCTATCATTGTTGACGCATTTACAGTAAAATATTCCATTATAGAACCAAAGACATTCCGGCAAATCGACTGCAAGCAGAAAACCATTCAATGGGGAAAGGATGCGGGAAACAAGATGGGGAAATTTTCGAACCGTTTAAGCGAAGCCCACCAGCAATTTATTGAGGAGCAAAAGATGTTTTTCGTAGCGACTGCGCCGGCTGGAGAAGGCCGAATCAATGTGTCTCCCAAAGGCTACGACACGCTGCGCATTGCATCCGGAAGCAAGCTGCTTTACGCCGATTATGCGGGAAGCGGGAATGAAACGGCCAATCATCTGGCGGAGAGAAATCAGATCACGCTCATGTGGAACAGCTTCGGCGAGAACCCGCTTATCCTGCGGATATATGGATCAGGAAGGGTTATAAGCAAAGCCGATGCTGCCTTTGAGACTGTTCGGGCCGCATACTTCCCGCATATCGACAGCCGCCGCCTGCGGCAGCTATTCGAGATCGAGATCGAATTGGTCCAAACGAGCTGCGGCTATGGCGTGCCGATTATGGAGTTCAAGGAAGACCGTCCGAGGATGGGGGAATGGACCGACAATCAGCTCCATGCCGATAAGCTCGAAAGCTACATCGCACGCAACAGCGATTCGCTCCCGGCCAAGATAAGAAAGCTGATGAGCGGGGAAGAGGTTAGCTGATCCAATAGCCGCATTCGAACGGCATCTCGCTCGCGAAATAAGCAAGATGGGCGCAAGCATTCACCTAGCTGGAATGCTTGCGCCCATCTTGAGATTAGGTCAGCTTGCGCACGCCGTCCTTCGTCACCACGGCATAAATGAGATGGCCTTTGCCCGGCTGCTCACCGCGAATATCGTATGCGGCTTGAACGCGGCGAGCGACCGCATCCACATCCTTCGCAGCCGAAGGCGAATAGTGGAGAATGGCCAGCGCCTCCCCGGCCTCGACATGGTCACCCGGCTTCTTCTGCAGCAGGATGCCCGCAGCCAAGTCAATGGCCGATTCCTTCGTCGCCCGGCCGGCGCCGAGAAGCATGGCCGCAACACCGACTTCTTCTGCCGCCATGCTGTGGACAAAACCGGAGCGCTCGGCCTTCACCTCGAGCTGATGCGGAGCGGCAGGCAGCAGCTCCGTCTGCTCTATAGCGGTCGGATCGCCGCCTTGCGCATCGACCAATTCCTTCAGCTTCGCCAGCGCATGGCCGGTGCGAATCGCTTCCTCCAGCTTGGCCCTCGCTTCCCGCTCCGATGAAGCGCGCCCCCCCCAGCATCATCATATGAGCGCCCAGCTTCAAACAAAGCTCAAGCAAGTCGGCGGGGCCATTGCCTTGCAGCGTCTCGATTGCTTCGCGCATTTCCAGCGCATTGCCAATCGCCCGCCCCAACGGCTGCTCCATATCGCTGATGATGGCGACCGTCTCGCGCCCAACCTCTGTACCGATGTCTACCATTGCTTGCGCCAATGCAATCGCATCATCCAGCGTTTTCATAAAGGCGCCTTGGCCTGTCTTCACATCCAGCACCATCGCATCTGCGCCGGATGCAATCTTCTTGCTCATGATAGAGCTGGCTATCAGCGGGATCGATTCCACCGTAGCCGTTACGTCGCGCAGCGCATACAGCTTCTTGTCAGCGGGTGTGATATCGCCAGTCTGACTGATCACGGCCGCGCCAATGCGATTGATTTGATCCAGGAAGCTCTGGCGCGACTGCTCTACGCGAAAGCCCGGGATCGATTCCAGCTTGTCAATCGTGCCGCCGGTATGTCCGAGCCCTCTCCCTGACATCTTGGCTACCGGTACGCCGACAGCTGCCACAAGCGGTACTAGCACGAGCGTCGTTGTGTCGCCGACCCCGCCTGTACTGTGCTTGTCTACCTTGACGCCCTGGATGTCGGACAAATCGATCTGATCGCCCGATGCAGCCATGGCCATCGTCAGATGTGCGGTTTCCTCCGCAGTCATCCCTTGAAAATAAACGGCCATAGCCCACGCCGCGATTTGATAGTCTGGAATTTCTCCTGACACATAGCCTTGAATGAGATATGTAATTTCATCCGCAGTCAGCGGATGCCCGTCTCGTTTCTTATGAATCAAATCGACTGTTCGCAAGCCCATTCTCCTTTCGCCGGATTTTCTTCAGCGTCTGCTCCTATCCGAATCAGCACCCTGTTAATGCGATTGCCGTCCGCAAGCTCAATGACAACCTCGGGCTCCTGGCATACCCACTCTGTGCCGCCAAGGTCCGCAGAGGGTCCGGAATGGAAGGCATAGACCGAGAGCCTCGACCGGTTCGTGATGCGCGCGGCATGCTCGCCGTACACCGCAAGCTGACCTTTCCCCTCTTTCCCCGGAACAACGGAAGCCGTCCACGTGCATCGGGGATCATCGGCTACAATCCAGACCGTCTCTTCCGGTTCAATGCCCATATGGCTCATCCAATGCGGATCGAGCAGCACATAGTCCAGCTTGCCCGGTCCCTGCGAGGTAACCGAAGCATGCAGCAAGCAGCTT is part of the Xylanibacillus composti genome and harbors:
- a CDS encoding D-alanyl-D-alanine carboxypeptidase family protein, coding for MRLLGLQVWNRKQAGRIVRVMASAALLLSLFSPAVWADHGGPHDEAEPGTESHMAPEHSPEEGADPSASAEEDATAAPEEANHSEAGRSETEQYAATLEFTATAAGQSGLKTENDLSPNARSAILMDADTGTVIFEKNPHEKLPPASITKVMTMLLVMEELDKGTLKLDDQVTTSEYAASMGGSQIFLEPGEAMSVEDLLKGVAMASGNDATVALAEKIAGSEEIFIRMMNEKAKELGLKNTHFSNTNGLPAEDHYTTAYDIAVMSRELLKHEEIIQFTSKYQDYLRKDTDKPFWLVNTNKLVRFYDGADGLKTGYTSEAKFCLSATAKRGSFRVIAVVLGEPNTKTRNAEVASMFNFAFSQYTNVPIVKNGAEFGIVQVEKGKQSNIVLKAERPYSVLMKKSDATDLNLRHELVLAEQLKAPVKKGQEIGKLVIYNNDQSLGEYALYAPEDIDKAGWWTLMKRTMAKLAFID
- a CDS encoding pyridoxamine 5'-phosphate oxidase family protein, translating into MGKFSNRLSEAHQQFIEEQKMFFVATAPAGEGRINVSPKGYDTLRIASGSKLLYADYAGSGNETANHLAERNQITLMWNSFGENPLILRIYGSGRVISKADAAFETVRAAYFPHIDSRRLRQLFEIEIELVQTSCGYGVPIMEFKEDRPRMGEWTDNQLHADKLESYIARNSDSLPAKIRKLMSGEEVS